The Cloacibacillus sp. DNA window GGCAACCGCGTACAAAATAGATAATATAATCAAACATATTGTGAGATAGATGAATAATGTAAGGGTATGAGGGATTTTATTTCCGATCCTCTCAACCATACCAAAGAATCCGCTGGTTCTCTTATTTTCCGCTAAGATATCCGACATATTATTTCACCATCCTGTTAGAATCATGAATTAAGTCTACAGTGCCAAATCAAGAATAAATTTTCGAAGAGAGATATCTCTCTCCGAAAATTTCTAGTTTATTTATAGATCAATAGGCGTACTTCACTCCAAGCGCTTTGAGCTCCTCTTTTATTTTCTTATATTGGGCCGTGAATTCAGGGCGCACCGTCACTTTATCCATGTCATACACTTCCTGGATCTTGTAACCATAGTGATCTTCAGGGATATGTTTTTCATATTTTTCAAGAAGTTTAAGTGCAATGTCGTTAGCCTCTTCTCTCGTCATACGGTTCTTAAAAGAGGCAAGCGCTGTTTCATGGAACATGCGTGACTCAAGCGGGGTCGCCATGTCGCAGAATTTATTGCGGCAGGTGCCCGCTCCCCAAATGTTCGCTCCCGAAGTCTCAACGGTCAGTGCGTGGGCGGCGGCCTCATAATAAACTAAATCTGTGCCTGGCCCCGCATTTGCAAACAGGCTTTCAAGGAAGATCAGGTTTGAATTGCGAGCAACGGCCTGTGAATTTGCGGAAAGGATCCACAACATTTCTTTACCAGTATTGGTCTGCCACTTCATGTGGAATGGGAAGCAAAGGCTCCACTGTGCCCCATAAAGACAAGCGCCTTGAATGTTATATACCGTCTGGAGTATGGCTGTGGCTTCTACTCCGCCGGCATAACCGCCATATATTGCGCCGCACAGGTTACCAAAGACATTCCCATAGGCGCGATAGTGGAATGATTTATTGAGCATCGCATCATTGGTCGTCAACTCTGTAAGTATTGAAACCATTCGGCCGTCATAGTGTGACGGACGAACCCCCCATTCCTTGTTGGCCGCGGCGATTTGGGCTTGGTCACTCTCTGCCGTGCCAACTGACACTGAATAGATATCGGGCTTACCGACAAGGCGCATCGCATCACGAAGATTCATGGCATGCTCCATCGCTCCAGCAACCTCCGACGGGGAGTTTGAGCGTATTTTAACGCCCATAAAATCCTCCAACAGCGGGGCGCAAAGTCCGTCAATTAAGGGTTCTTTAAGATATGCCATGCATGCCTTTTTATGTATATCGGAACTGTAGCTCATGTCAGGGCTGAAGAGAAAGAACGGGCGGGTCTCTTTATCTTCAACCTTTCTGGCGCCTATTGCACGCTGGTCATGACCGGCGCCAACCATATAGCGAGGCTGGCAGGTGCCAAGGATTTCATCGACTTCTTCTTCTGTAAACTCCATGACGCGGTGCGTGTCCTGGTTATATACTCCCACGCTGATAAAAAACTCTTTTGCTGCATTCCATACAGCATCCGCCATAGTGTCGTCCATATTCACTGCGCTTTTTTTATCCCATACGATGTTGTATTTCTTTATAACTCTCTTCATTTCTGGAATAAAGCGGGTGATGGTATACGTATTCTGGTCTTTGCAAAAAGGCCCTGTCTGTGCTTTATCAAAAACTTCCCACATTCTGAACGTAGACATTTATATTTTCCTCCCAATCAAATACAAATAATATTCCCTGATGCTAGTAACGAATTGAAAGCGTTAGCCAAGGATTTCTTTTAATTTCGCGGCACATTCAAAGGCGTCAAATGACCATACATCAGCGCCGATGCGTTTTGCCCATTCGATGGAAGTAGGAGCTCCGCCTACACAGACGAGATACTTGCCCTTATCTCCTGCTTCAGCAACCATCTTGATAAATTCTTCCTGCCCTGGCATCGTCGTTGTCATTAGAGCCGAAAGCCCGACGACATCCGCCTTTTCTTTCCGCGCTGCTTCCAGATAAGCAACTGGGTCAACGTCAGCTCCAAGATCAATAACTTCGAAGCCATTGGCCTGCAACACTATCCCTACAATGTTTTTACCTATGTCGTGATAGTCGCCCTTGACCGTACCGATGATGACTCTCTTCGCGGCTTTATCATCAGCATTGGCTATCAGATGTCCCTTAAGGACCTCCATTATTTGCATAAAGGCATCGCCAGCAATCATGAGGTCCGGCAGGAAAACTTCAAAGTTCTCAAATTTCTTACCAAGTATCCCCATCTCGTCCGTAAGCCCGTTCATAATATCTCGAGCCTCTGTGCCATCAGCAATAAGCTGTTTTACAAGCGTTACAGCCTCATCGCCCTCTCCGTCAACCATATACTGACGAACCGTTGTTATTGACATCACCACAAACCTCCCAGAATAAATATCAATTAAAACAGGTAGCATCAAAATAACTATCCTTAATAAAACAAGAATAATAAAGTGATATAAAATACGTGTAAAAAGGTAATAAATATGTGTTTTTATAAAATAAAAAAAGCATATAATAGAATTTCTTTTTTATTGCGCAGATAATTGAGTCAGAAGGGACAGTATGAGGCCATAACATCTTGCATAAATGATTTTATAAAGAAGGATAAAATCATAATCTGGTAAATAACTAAATTTTTCAGAAAATAAGTATGCTGCCGCATAACAGCGCAAATCGCCGCTCAGTTAAGGACTGAGCGGCGATTTGCGGATTGTCTTGGCGCGCTTATCTCTCGCTGCTTATTAAATTATCCGGCAGGCCTTTTTTGCTTTCCAGCATGTGACAGCCTCCAAGCTGGTAATAGAGACATTTTTTGCCGCTGCACGGATGGCACGGTTCTTCTCTTACTAGTACAGCGTTCTCGGCGGATCCCAGCGACAAGAAGGAGCATTGTGATTTTCGTGGGCGAAGCAGCGAATTTCCACTGGCAGAGACTCCTATCAAACGTTCCGTGTCGCCGACGCTGACTACTTTTTCCATCAGATCCTGTCGCATGCTTCCCATGCCGGGATAAAATTCTCCGTTGATGTAACGGTTCGCCGGAAGCGCTATTTTGGATTGTATCCATTCTATAAGCATAGCGTGCATCTCATAGAGCGCAATGGAGCCTGTGACATCAAGAAGGTAACCTGTCATTAGACTTCCGGTAGTGGACATTAGGGCGCTTCCAGATTGTTCTAGGGTGCCTCCTATGGTCCATACGGACATGACTATGCGGTCAACGCTCTCATTAACTTCCATGAAGCCTTTGCCAAATATATTTATGGCCTCGTCTTTTGTGAAAGAAAGTATCCTAGCGCTTGGGTTGAAGAGTTTTTCATACCCGTCTTGTTCCCAAAAGTTCATGAATTTGGAGAGGGATTTCTGGTGCTTCTCGCCTTTTTCCATGTAAAAATTTTCCAGGGCGTGCAAATCTACGTCCATGAGGCTGCTTTCATCCATTGTACAAAGGTCATTACCGTAGACTGACTGGCAGATTTTTATTTTCTTCAGTTTTTTTTCCATTTTATTCACAGCCATCAGAAGGTCATCGCTTTAATGAAGCGGTCCTGAAAATCTGAAAGGGAAGACAGTTCGATATACGACATTTTTGCCGCCGTCTTTTTTGTGCGCTCATAAAAATCAACGGAGGCAAGGGCCATTGAGGCGCCCAATCCCGACGTGTTACTGACTCCGCGGATTTTTGTACTGTCTACGTCTGGAATAAGCCCGACGCGGACTGCGCTTTCGATGTTGATATGATTGCCGAAGGCGCCAGCAAGGCAGACCTCGGAGACCTCCTCCGTTGTGATGCCGGCCTTTTCCAGCATTACCTCTACGCCGACCTTTACGGCGCTTACTGCAAGCTGTACCTCTCTTATGTCCTTTTGGGTAAGATAGACGGGGTTTTCCTCGTCGGTGAGGAGCAGCTGCACCATTCCGTTTTTATTGCGTCCCAGCCTGTCTTTAAAGCGGGTGTCCGTGCATTTTTCAGGATATTCAAAGCGGCCGCCTTTGTTGATGACGCCGGTATTGACCAAAAGGGCCACTGCGTCGATGAGTCCTGAGCCACAGAGTCCTGTGGGCGGGACATCCCCTATCGTCTCGCAGCAAAGCTGTCCATCTTTGAACGTGACCTTTTCTATCGCGCCTAGGCTCGCCCTCATGCCATATTGTATGCGCGCGCCTTCAAGGGCCGGCCCCGCGGCCGTAGCACAGCAGTATAGCGCCTGCGCGTTGCCGATGACTATCTCGTTATTTGTCCCTATATCGACTAGCAGCCTTATTTCATTTGAGGCGTCTATATCAAGCGCTGCGACTCCAGCTACTATGTCCGCTCCGACATAGCCCGCCACATTCGGCAGCATTTTGATAGTTCCGTTTTCGCTTATTTCTATGCCTATCTGAGACGCCTTAAAGGGCGGGTAAAGCGAAAAGGCTGGTGCATAGGGGCTCCTGCCGATGCTTTCGGGAGAGACGCCGACAAAGAGGTGTTCCATTACGGTGTTGGCTGCGATAACGATTTCTGTGACGGCGCAGCGTTTGATACCGTTTCTATGAACAAGCGTCCCAACTGCTTTATTCATATCGTCCGTTATAATTTTTTGTATGCGTTCAAGAGCGCCCTGTTCGGACGAAGAGTAGGCTATCCTTGAGATGACATCGTCGCCAAAGGTCACCTGAGGATTCAGAAATGAAATTTTGTCGGTCTCTTTATGTTCGTTAAGGTCATAGAGACAGCAGACTACCGTCGTTGTGCCAATGTCAACGGATATGCCGTAGCCTGCAGAGTCAGGCCTCCATTCGGAGATGCTCCCTGAAAAGCCCTCCAGTATGCGGTGGCCGTCTGACGCAGCTCTGTCTACTACATAGACTGTGCCGCTTTTTTGCACGGCAGAACAACAGGAGAGACGGATGCCGGCCTCAACCTCATCACTCGAAAAGAAGTTTTTCTCTGTCTCCGTTATTTGCCCAAGAATATCTTTGTCTTTGACCATGACGCGACATTTGCCGCACACCCCGGCTCCACCGCAGTGGCGGTCTATTTTTACACCGGCTGATGCCGCGACATCAAAGAGCATCCGGCCTTTTGGCGCTGTGGCCTCAATTCCGTCTGGAAGAAATTTTATTGTTACCTTTTCCGAAGATTCCATTATGACCATCCCTTTGCAAACTCGAGCACTTCGTCTCCTATAAGGCCGTTTCTGTAGTCGCTGATGGCCTCTGCTATTATTATAAGCCCTCTCTCGGCCTCCTCGTCGGAGATAACAAGCGGAGGCTGGATCCTCAGTACGTTGTCGCTGAGAAATGTCAGGATGAGGCCTCTCTGCCAGCAGCGATAGCAGATTTTTGCGCAGGCGTTCCTGTCAGGAGAACCGTCCGTCTTTATTATATCCTGACCGATGGTGAGTCCAAGCCCTCTGGTCTCTCCAAGTTCAGGGATGTCACGCTTCATCTCTTCAAGGCGCTCCATTATTTTTTGTCCCAGAAGACGGCTTCTTGCAATAAGTCCCTCATCTTCTATCACTTCTATGGTGGCAAGGGCGGCGCGGCAGCAAACGGCGTTTGCGGCAAGCGTGAAACAGTGTCCTGGGTCTGTCAGGGAATCGGCTATTTCTTCACGCATGATGATGGCGCTGAGCGGCATGCCCGACGCAAGAGATTTTGAAACGGCTATCATATCCGGCTCCACACCGAAATGTTCTATGGCAAACCATTTTCCGGTGCGTCCCATTCCCTGCTGTACTTCGTCTGAGACAAGCAGTATGCCGTGCCTGCGGCAAAGCTCGGCAAGCGCTTCCACATAGCGTTTCGCGGGAACGGCTATGCCGACGTCGCCTCCGATCGGCTCAAAGAGAACGGCCGCAACCTCTTCTGGAGGAAGATAAAGCGCGAAGGCGTGTTCTATCTCTTTCAGGCAGTGAAGCTGACACGTGTGCGGCTCTTCTTTCCACTGGCAGCGCGCGCACTGAGGGTAGGAAAAGTGGTGGAAACCAGGCAGCATGGGGCCGATGCCTCGCCTCATGCCAAGACATATTGCGGAAGCTGAAAGCGCTCCGTAGGTGCTGCCATGATAGGCGGTTTCAAATGAGATTATTTCACTGCGTCCCGTGAATTTTCTGGCAAATTTTACAGCTCCGTCAATGGAGTCCGAACCGGAAAGTCCATACGCGACCTTCTTAGTAAAGCCGCCTGGCGTGATATTGACAAGTTTTTCGGCAAGCTCTACCGCGGATTCTTCATACATATACCCGATGGTATAACAAAGCAGTTCATCCGCCTGTTTTTTTATTGCCTCTACAATTTTAGGATGGCATGTTCCTGTGTTAAGAGAGGCTGCACCGGCGGAGAAATCTATATATTGATTGCCATCAGCGTCTTTCAGCAGCGCGCCTGAACCGGACCGAACGGCAAAGGGATAGTACGGAGAACGTGAACACGGAGATATGACCTTCTTGTCGCGCGCAACTATCTCCAAAGAATGTTTGATGTTGGTGTACATATAGGCAGCCATCCTTTCAAATTTCAACAAGGGACGAAGATGATTTATATCTTCTCCGTCCCAGTTTGAATTTAAATATTTAAAACCTAGCGTGTATTTGTCTATCCAATCTCCGCGTTAGGCTGTTGCGTCGGCCTCCTCAGGTGGGAAGACCAAAGCTGTACGCTTCTCAATTTTGTCGGCCTTATCCTTGCCCCAATAATTCCCTATGCCAAGGTAGGAGATGATTATAGCAACGAACGGGTTTAGATAATTGAGGAAACAATACGGCGCGTACGAAAGGGTCGGAACGCCTAGGGCTCCAGATTGGAACGCTCCGCACCCAGTCCAGGGGACAAGGACCGCCGTCATAGTTCCACAGTCTTCCAACGTTCTGGAAAGCATCCTCGGAGAGAGCTCCGTTCTGGCGACGGCCGTTTTGAACATGCGGCCGGGAACCACTATCGCAAGGTACTGGTCACCGAGGAAGACGTTGCTGACGAAGCAGGAGGAGACGACAAGCGTTACGAAACCGCCGACTGTACGGACTCTGTAGAGCAGCGGGTTAAGAAGAACATCCAGATAATGGCAGCTTTCCATAACTCCGCCAAGAACAAGGGCGATCATGATAAGAGAAAGTGACCACATCATACTGTCCAGGCCGCCTCTGTTGAGGAGTTCCGTGACAAGAGAGCTGACTTCATGCGCCGCCTGCGGCGTGACGCCTGCTATGCCCAGTTCATTCATCAGTGCTGGCAGTCCCTCTGTGGCCGCCTCTGAGAGTTTTGTAGCTACCGTGGATTCGTAGCCGTAATGGATCGCGCCAAGGGCGTCCGCAAGGCTCTTTCCCTGAAGCATCGCAAGTCCTGAGGCCGCCGCAGTACCCGCTATCATGCTCGGGAGGGCCGGGCATTTCATGACGGCCAGAACCAGGACTATTATCGGAGGAACAGCTACATACAGCGGGTTGATGGAAAACTCGGCGGCGATTATTTTCTGGAATGCCTCTATGCGGCTTGCGTCGAAAGAAGACGCGGAATCGGTGGCGTATCCAAATCCCAGCACTATTGTAATAATCACCACGATTACGTAAGTTGGAATGGTGGTCCACATCATCGCCTGGATATGGTCAAAAAGATTTGAACCGGAAACGGCCGGGGCCAGATTGGTCGTATCCGAAAGGGGGGACATTTTATCTCCAAAGTATGCTCCAGAGATGATGACTCCGGCTGTAAGCGGAGCTGGGATGCCAAGACCGGCCGCTATGCCGATGAGAGCGACTCCGACCGTACCGCCTACGCCCCATGAAGACCCTGTTGCTACAGAAATTATCGAACAGATAATCAACGAAGCTGTCAGAAAAATGCCGGGAGAAAGGACATCAAATCCATAATAAATAAGCCCTGGCACGACTCCGGCCTGCACCCATGAACCTACAAGCATACCTATCGCTATAAGGATGAGCAGCGCTCCTATTGAGGACGATATCGCGTTGCAAATAGCAATCTCCATATCTTCCCAAGTAATACCTACAATAAATTTTCCGACGAGAGCCGCAACGGTTGCTGCGAGGGCGATGGGTACGTGTGCGTCCAATTTTAGTCCAAGAAGACCAAAACTGATTATTGCTGCGATGATGACAAAAGTTACCAAAGCAATTGCGAAACTGGGCCTTGTTTTGCTGTTACCGTGATCCATGATAATTCAACCCCTCTATTTAAATATGTTTCTGTGAAACCAATTAATTTAATGAGGCATAAAATATCTGAGATGTTTTGGTGCTGAAAGTGGTATTTAAAGTGACAGACAAAAAAGCATGATACATAACAAGGGAAGGCGGCTGCGTTCTTAAGACGCCTTCCCCCGTACTGCAACTGATACAGCCTGGTTCATATAACTATTGTGTTGGCTGGTTACATCCTTTTTTCGATTTCTTTAATAAGAGCGTCAGGAGTCGGCGTTATATTATCGAAAACGACTTCATTGTTTATCAAAAGAGTAGGCAGCGTCGCAACGCCAAGAGCCATTGTGCGTTTGATTCCTGCGGCGCTTTTGATGAGAGATTCTCTCCATACCAGCTTATCGCCGTAAATCGGCGCCACATTCTTAACTGCCTCGCACATGTACTGGCAGGGGGCACAGCCTTCTGAGTCAAGCGTTACTATTTCGATAAAGACCTTTCCAGGTTCGATCTTGACATCTTCAATGAGCTCGCCTGATTCTTCAGCCTGATTGAGGGCCTCTTCCAGAGACAGGAATCCTGAGGTCTTGAGCGGTTCTTCACCCTTCGCCATATAGTTTCCGATAGCTTCGAGATTGTAGAAGGGCGTGTCGTACGGAAGGTCGCATCCGGGAGAGAGTATGTAGCCTCTCTTGCCGCCGATCTCTACCCTCTTCTTGATATCTTCAACGCACTCAAGCGGGGACCCGAAAAGAAGCGTAGTGGTAAGCGGGATGTTGCCTTCAAACGCCACATGGTACTTATCGGCAAGATCCTTTACATGCTGAAGATCGACCTGCTCGTCAAACGCTATGGCGTCGGGCGCGCTCTTCATCATAAGTTCGATGTTCTTCGTAGCGTTACCGCAGCAGAAGAGGGTAACGATTCCGCCTTTACCATGCACTTCGTCAATGACGGGTTTTACATAGGGAGCGACAAAAGCCTCGAAATGTTTAGGGGCTATCTGGCTTGTCATGGGATCGACGACAGCTATTACATGAGCCCCGGTCTCCATGTACCATTCGCCCATGCGTCTTGTGATCTCAGCGCAGTATTTGAGGACTTTGTGCGCTTCGTCGGGTTTTTTCATCATATCCATAATGAAGGCGGAACCGCGCAGATGGAGCGCCAAAGTAAACGGACCACAGCAGAGGGCAAAAACGGCCTTCTCATCGCCTATTTTTTCCACAAGTTTTCTGGTAGCCGCAAAGAACATAGGCAGACGTCCCTTGTCCTTCGTAAACTCAGGAAGATCTTCCAGCGTCTTACCCTGTGAGAGAACATGTCCCGTCACTGCGGGTGGGTTATTTTTGCACCAGTTCAACGTGCAGCTAAGGACCTCGGCTTCGGCCTGAAGGTCGAACGCCGAACATACGCCGTCCGCGTTATAGCGCTCCGCGGCAGTCATTACAGCCTCGACCAGTACGTCTTCATCCTTAAGCAATATTTCTGCGTCTGAACCGATCAATTTTGCGACATGTACCCCTGTAAAGGGCACCCACGGGACTCTATCCACCTCTTCAAAACGTAGAGCTTTCAAAACTCTTTCTTTTCCGTTCATGAATTCACCCCATCCAATAATTTTTTAGTTACTGAAATTTGGCAGATATAAGAAAAGACCATGCAAAGAGACGACTCCTCCCTTTGCATGGATCTTCAGTTTATATTAATATGCGTACTCTACACCCAGCTTATTGAGTTCGTCTCTCATACGGTTGTACTGATCGAGGAACTCCTGACGCGGCGCAAGTTTCTCCATGTCGTACACTTCCTGTATCGTCTTGCCGTAGTTATCGATAGGAATAAGTTTCTCATACTTCTCCATAAGCTTCTGGCATATTTCATTTGCCTGAGCTCTTGTAAGACGCATCTTGAATGACGCTTCAGATGTCTCATGATAGAAACGTCCCTCAAGCGGGGTCGCCATGTCGGTGAACTTATTGCGGCAGGTGGCTGCGCCCCACGGATTTCCGCCGGAAGACTCTGTGGCGATCGCGTGGTTCGCGCATTCCCAGTAGAGCTGCTCTGTGGCGGGGCCGGCGTTTGCAAAGAGGTTGTTGAGGAAGATAAGGTTTGAATTGCGTGACATCGCCTGGCTCAGCACACTCTGGAGCCAGAGAAGTTCCCTTGTCGTCGTTGACTGCCACTTCAGATGGAAGGGGAAATTCAGTGCCCAGCATGAACCGTAGAGGCATGCGCCTTCGATGTTATAGGCCGTTTGGAGGATCAGTGTACCTTCAGTGCCGCCGGCATGGCCGCCGTAGATGGCTCCGCAAAGGTTGCCGAATACGTTGCCGTATGAACGGTAATGGAGGGACTTATTGAGCATCGCATTGTTGGTGGTCATTTCTGTAAGGATAGAGACCATGCGGCCGTCAAGGTGTGACTGACGTACTCCCCATTCTGGGTTTCCGGCTGCGATCTGAGCCTGCGCTGATTCCGCCGTACCAACAGAAACAGTCCAAACGTCAGGGCGTCCAACGAGGCGCTGCGCGTCTCTTAAGTTCATCGCATGTTCCATAGCGGCTGCAACTTCGGTCGGGCTCTGTGACGTAGCCTTGCGGCCCATGAAGTCTTCAAGCAGAGGTGCGCATAGACCGTCAAGAAGGGGTTCCTTCAGGTAAGCCATGCAGGCCTTCTTATGGATATCGGTGCTGAAGTTGGCGTCGGGGCTGAAGAGATGGAAGGGACGGCGCTCTTTATCTTCTATTCCGCGAACCTGGAGCCAACGCTGATCATGGCCTGCGCCGATCATGTACTTCGGGCGCTTTGTGTAAAGCACTTCGTTGACTTCGCGTTCTGTAAACTTCATTACGCGGTGGGTATCCTGGTTATAAACGCCAACGGAAACAAAGAAATCTTTTGCAGCTTCCCACACTCTGTCGGCCAGAGCGTCGTCGCAGTTAACTATTGTTTTGCCATCATATTTGATATCATGCTCTTTGATGACCCTCTTCATATTAGGAATGAAGCTCTTGATCATCCACTCGCTCTGATCTTTGTAGAAGGGGCCGTTATCAGCCTTTGCAAATACTTCCCACATTCTGAATGTTGACATTATTATTCCTCCGTTATCCTGTTTAAATTAGCCAAGAAGCTTTTTCAGTTTTGCCGCGCATTCAAACGCGTCAAATGACCACACATCGGCTCCGATACGCTCCGCCCATTCGACAGAGGTCGGCGCGCCGCCGACGCACACAAGGTATTTGCCATTATCGCCAGAGTCTTTGATCATTTTTATAAATTCTTCCTGTCCAGGCATTGTGGTTGTCATAAGAGCGGACAGTCCAACAACATCGGCCTTTTCTTTGCGCGCCGCGTCAAGGTAAGCGACGGGGTCTACGTCTGCACCAAGGTCGATGACGTTGAAGCCGTTTGCCTGAAGGACTATACCCACGATATTCTTACCGATGTCGTGATAGTCGCCCTTTACTGTACCAATGATGACTGTAGCAGCCTTCTTGTCGCCAGGGGCTGCAACAAGGTGCTCTTTGAGAACATCCATGATCTGCATGAACGCGTCGCCCGCGATCATAAGGTCGGGAAGGAAGACTTCAAAGTTTTCAAACTTCTTTCCAAGTTCTCCCATTTCATCTGTGAGACCGGTCATGATATCCTGTGCCGGTGTTCCCTTTGCGAGAAGCTCGTTGACGAGAGCTACCGCCGCGTCTCCTTCTCCGTCTACCATGTACTGCTGAATCTGAGCTATTGACATTAACAACTACCTCCATACGTTTAAATTTAAATTTTGAATCATTGATTTTCGCTAACAACATCAATTTATCATGTGGGGGTAAAATGAATGCAAAAGGAGCCTGGGATGCAATAGGTAAAAATTTTATCACCCGCAAATTGCCGTAATTTTTTTGCAGATAACATCCAAACAGCAGACAAGATTTTCAACATTCCAAGTAATTCCAAAGCCTCATCACCTGCGGTACCTCGCAAAATTAACAATTTATCGGACATAAGGCTATCCAGAAAACATTTTATTGTGTATCATATTTTCAAATGGAGATGAATTGAATGCAATCAGACCGAGGAAAAAGTATGGTAAATGATATTTATATATCACTAAAACAGGATATTCTCTGGCTTCGTTTAAAGCCAAAAACTATGCTGACCGAATCTCTGTTGGCGGATATTTACAAAACTAGCAAAACGCCTATACGCGAGGCACTTTCAATGCTCGTCAGGGACGAACTCGTCAGTATCTTTCCAAGAAAAGGATACATGGTAACGGACGTTTCTCTTACTGATATGCGTGACATGCATCAATACCGCTACATACTTGAAAATGCCAATCTGGTCTACGCGGTAAAGAACGCTACACAGGAACAGCTGGAGCATCTTGACGCGCTGGCAGAAAAAGATCGCTACTACACAGAAGAAGTACCCCATTTTTCAAAAGAGGCAATGTCAAACAACGCCTTTCATTTTTACCTTGCTGAAATGACTGGAAATAGAATATTGCTTAAACAGCTGACTGATACCCTTGAAAAACTCCAACGCATAATGTATTTTGTCGCAGAAAAAAACTATATGTTTAGAGGCTGCGAGGAGCATCATCAGCTGGTAAGACATATTGCAAACAAAGAATTAGAAAAAGCTCAGATAGTTCTGCACCATCACATAAGCGAAGTTCTGGAACACATCTCCCAGGCTCGCGCCATTTCTAAATTATTTTAATGCAGCATTCGTCATAATATGTCTATAAAGTAGTAGCGGCTCTTTTGCGCCTATGCCCATGTGATTTCGCGTGTTCCACGTAAGCGATGAAAGACCGCCGTTTGTCAGAAACAGCATATCAATGCCGCTTGCTTTCCCCACTACGTCATACATATTAATAAAAAAGCGCATGCATGAGTTCGGGGCGGCTTGCGCACTTTACTATTTTCTC harbors:
- a CDS encoding monomethylamine:corrinoid methyltransferase; this translates as MSTFRMWEVFAKADNGPFYKDQSEWMIKSFIPNMKRVIKEHDIKYDGKTIVNCDDALADRVWEAAKDFFVSVGVYNQDTHRVMKFTEREVNEVLYTKRPKYMIGAGHDQRWLQVRGIEDKERRPFHLFSPDANFSTDIHKKACMAYLKEPLLDGLCAPLLEDFMGRKATSQSPTEVAAAMEHAMNLRDAQRLVGRPDVWTVSVGTAESAQAQIAAGNPEWGVRQSHLDGRMVSILTEMTTNNAMLNKSLHYRSYGNVFGNLCGAIYGGHAGGTEGTLILQTAYNIEGACLYGSCWALNFPFHLKWQSTTTRELLWLQSVLSQAMSRNSNLIFLNNLFANAGPATEQLYWECANHAIATESSGGNPWGAATCRNKFTDMATPLEGRFYHETSEASFKMRLTRAQANEICQKLMEKYEKLIPIDNYGKTIQEVYDMEKLAPRQEFLDQYNRMRDELNKLGVEYAY
- a CDS encoding corrinoid protein encodes the protein MSIAQIQQYMVDGEGDAAVALVNELLAKGTPAQDIMTGLTDEMGELGKKFENFEVFLPDLMIAGDAFMQIMDVLKEHLVAAPGDKKAATVIIGTVKGDYHDIGKNIVGIVLQANGFNVIDLGADVDPVAYLDAARKEKADVVGLSALMTTTMPGQEEFIKMIKDSGDNGKYLVCVGGAPTSVEWAERIGADVWSFDAFECAAKLKKLLG
- a CDS encoding GntR family transcriptional regulator; this encodes MVNDIYISLKQDILWLRLKPKTMLTESLLADIYKTSKTPIREALSMLVRDELVSIFPRKGYMVTDVSLTDMRDMHQYRYILENANLVYAVKNATQEQLEHLDALAEKDRYYTEEVPHFSKEAMSNNAFHFYLAEMTGNRILLKQLTDTLEKLQRIMYFVAEKNYMFRGCEEHHQLVRHIANKELEKAQIVLHHHISEVLEHISQARAISKLF